In the genome of Thermoproteus tenax Kra 1, the window TACGGGAAAGGCCGGCTTGCCCATATTTAAGAGTAGTACATCGGCAGTCTTTTCGCCGACTCCGGGCAGATCCATCAGGAACTTGCGCGCCTCCTCGAAGCTCATGCGGGAGATCTCCTCTAGAGGGTGGCCGAGCAGGCTACGCGAGAGTTCGATCAGCTTCCGGGCCCTCCCTCTGTGCATGCCGGCTGGCCGGATCAACTGGGACAGCTCCTCCTCGCTCAAGCTGAGGATGGACTGCGGCTCTATGATCCCCAGCCTGCCTTTCAAATTATAGTAGGCCTTAAAGGCGTTCTTATCTGAGGTGTTTTGAGTGAGGATTATGGCTATGAGCAGCTCGAAGAGGCCGGCCGACCTCTTGACCACTGGCGCCACAAACTCCTCCTCTCTCAGCTTCACGTGGGACACTACAGTCTCCACCAGTTGCCGCTTCAGTTCCTCGGACATACGCCATTTTGAACATGGCGCTTTTTAATTACACATCCATCGTTGTGTGGACATAGTGGTGGGCGTGACAGCCGATGGCGTGTTTTACATCAGGAGGAGCGACATGGAGAGGATAGCCAAAAGGATGGGGCTGAGCGCCGACGAGCTGGCTGCCAGGATAGGCGCAAGGCCGGAGCAAGCAGGCAGAGGCGTGAGATATATCATAGAGTGGTCATGGATATTTGATAAGCTATTGGATCTGGAGAGGCGCATAGCGAGACTGGAGGGCGCCCCTCAAGAGAGAGGGGCGAACATAGAGCAGTTTGTCGCGGCGTTGGATGCAGCGATTAAGAGCACGGCGGGGCCGACTGGCTACTCATCGTTGAGGGCTGTGA includes:
- a CDS encoding endonuclease III domain-containing protein, with product MSEELKRQLVETVVSHVKLREEEFVAPVVKRSAGLFELLIAIILTQNTSDKNAFKAYYNLKGRLGIIEPQSILSLSEEELSQLIRPAGMHRGRARKLIELSRSLLGHPLEEISRMSFEEARKFLMDLPGVGEKTADVLLLNMGKPAFPVDTHIKRIAARWSIGKSYREISEWFRKNFPPTRYLEIHLKLIQFGRDYCRAQRPRCDVCPVRHMCPWPGAGGRKKA